The following proteins come from a genomic window of Gimesia chilikensis:
- a CDS encoding phosphotransferase family protein, which yields MEREITAENVIEYLREQGQLEPDEQADAEALAWGVSNIVIRIDRAADADFVIKQSRKQLRTQAEWFSQLERIWRELEVMQELEQLLPAGVVPRVLFEDRDNYLFAMEAIAADHRVWKAELLDGRVNQTVARELGKYLSAIHRKSFLQEGYQQRWGDWEIFDQLRIDPFYRFIVRSHPEIKEWVAELIEEMSAHRLCLVLADFSPKNILITDEQIHLVDFETAHFGDPAFDLGFFLSHLLLKAIHFQTEGTHCIELSETFWESYLSTEVVAPLKSGPETAKMEEPQIGQRTIKHLAACMLARVDGKSTVDYLSSAQQDQVRSFALSLILDAPASLPQAFQRLREMLTS from the coding sequence ATGGAGCGGGAGATCACTGCGGAGAACGTGATTGAGTATCTCAGGGAACAGGGACAGCTGGAACCTGATGAGCAGGCTGACGCCGAGGCATTGGCCTGGGGGGTCTCCAATATCGTCATTCGTATAGATCGGGCAGCCGACGCCGATTTTGTGATCAAGCAGTCCCGCAAGCAGCTGCGGACCCAGGCCGAGTGGTTCAGTCAGCTGGAGCGGATCTGGCGCGAACTGGAAGTGATGCAGGAACTGGAGCAACTGTTACCCGCGGGGGTGGTCCCGCGGGTGCTGTTCGAGGATCGGGACAACTACCTGTTCGCCATGGAAGCGATCGCCGCCGATCACAGGGTCTGGAAGGCAGAACTGCTGGATGGCCGGGTTAATCAAACGGTGGCCCGCGAACTGGGGAAATATCTGAGCGCCATCCACAGAAAGTCGTTCCTTCAGGAAGGCTATCAGCAGCGGTGGGGGGACTGGGAGATCTTTGACCAGCTGCGCATCGATCCTTTTTACCGGTTCATTGTTCGCTCACATCCGGAAATCAAAGAGTGGGTTGCAGAACTGATCGAGGAAATGTCCGCGCATCGGCTCTGTCTGGTGCTGGCAGACTTCAGTCCCAAGAATATCCTGATCACCGACGAGCAGATCCATCTGGTCGATTTTGAAACAGCCCATTTTGGTGATCCGGCTTTTGACCTGGGATTCTTTCTGAGTCATCTCCTGCTCAAGGCCATTCATTTTCAGACAGAGGGAACTCACTGTATTGAGTTGTCAGAAACATTCTGGGAGTCCTACCTCAGCACTGAGGTCGTCGCGCCTCTGAAGTCGGGACCAGAGACTGCTAAAATGGAAGAACCGCAGATCGGACAGCGGACCATCAAACATCTGGCAGCCTGCATGCTGGCCCGCGTCGATGGTAAGAGTACTGTCGATTACCTCTCCAGCGCACAGCAGGATCAGGTTCGATCTTTCGCACTATCGCTGATTCTGGACGCACCGGCTTCCCTGCCGCAGGCGTTTCAAAGACTACGGGAGATGCTGACCTCCTGA
- a CDS encoding PIG-L deacetylase family protein, which translates to MMLLLRNVISPLLLLACPLLILPSALSAADNEPLRIICFGAHPDDAEYKNGGTAALWAEQGHKVKLVSVTNGDIGHFEMAGGTLAQRRSAEVKAAGKILGVETEVLDIHDGELLPTLENRKKIVKLIREWKADLVISHRPWDYHPDHRYVGVLVQDAAFMVTVPYFCPDVPRLKKNPVFMYSSDGFQKPYPFRPDVVVALDNVFEKKLKAVAQLVSQSLEGGAGGSPERAAKVPPANPPELRVEHLRPSWTRRQSNEANKYRTELINIYGEDVGKQVKYAESFELCEYGSRPNKQALLKLFPIEASIPKTDE; encoded by the coding sequence ATGATGCTGCTACTGCGAAACGTCATCTCCCCCCTGTTACTCCTGGCCTGCCCCCTGCTGATTCTCCCCTCCGCGCTCTCTGCTGCAGACAACGAACCGCTGCGCATCATCTGCTTTGGAGCGCATCCGGATGATGCGGAATATAAAAACGGAGGCACCGCAGCCTTGTGGGCCGAACAGGGACATAAAGTCAAACTGGTATCAGTCACGAATGGTGACATCGGTCACTTTGAAATGGCCGGCGGCACGCTGGCACAGCGTCGTAGCGCAGAAGTCAAAGCCGCGGGTAAGATCCTGGGAGTGGAAACAGAAGTTCTGGATATCCACGATGGCGAACTGCTGCCGACTTTAGAGAACCGAAAAAAGATCGTCAAACTGATCCGGGAATGGAAAGCGGATCTGGTCATTTCGCATCGTCCGTGGGACTACCATCCCGACCATCGTTATGTGGGTGTGCTTGTCCAGGACGCCGCGTTCATGGTGACGGTTCCCTACTTCTGCCCCGATGTACCGCGGCTGAAAAAGAACCCCGTCTTCATGTACTCGAGTGACGGTTTTCAGAAACCCTATCCATTCCGTCCAGATGTCGTTGTCGCTTTAGACAATGTGTTTGAAAAGAAACTGAAAGCAGTTGCCCAACTGGTATCTCAGTCTCTGGAAGGGGGCGCTGGTGGCAGCCCGGAACGCGCCGCCAAAGTTCCTCCCGCGAATCCCCCGGAACTGCGGGTTGAACATCTCCGCCCTTCCTGGACACGACGTCAGTCGAACGAAGCCAACAAGTACCGTACAGAGCTGATTAACATTTACGGTGAAGACGTTGGTAAGCAGGTCAAATACGCCGAATCGTTCGAACTCTGCGAATACGGTTCACGCCCCAACAAGCAGGCGTTACTCAAACTGTTTCCGATTGAAGCATCGATCCCCAAGACAGATGAATAA
- a CDS encoding PSD1 and planctomycete cytochrome C domain-containing protein: MKFGLLTFTGSLFLLSSSLLPPAMLSANEKSEKAAAVDFQKQIRPLFQAKCFSCHGSEVQEGGFRLDLKSRALEGGDSGIAIKPGHSHESELYHRLAGTGDGDKMPPEGEGTPLTKEELALVETWIKQGAVWPEVAGQNKTPGSDHWSFQPIKDVQPPQVKQSDWVKNGIDAFILRKLEQENVTPAPEADRSTLIRRAYLDLTGLPPSVEEWKRWSSEPSPQWYENMVDQLLESPHYGERWARHWLDLARYADSDGYEKDSKRPHAWRWRTWVINALNDDMPFDQFSIEQIAGDLLPNPDTRQLVATGFHRNTLINREGGTDPEEDRVKRTVDRTNTLGSVWLGVTVECAQCHTHKYDPLTQREYYRLYAFFNSLTEPDIGAPLPEEQAAFEKANQVYLKAHAPLVKAVQEYEQHKLVGSMEKWEQQKPDQSPVWNILQPESLQAKQNTTLSVLPDRSILASGENPGRAEIYTLTFKTNLQNINGIRLEALPDPSLPRQGPGRSPTGDFELTMLTLKAAPLNAPDKATEIDLEKAQASFEMAGFKVDRVINNSPHTGWSISPQQGKKQIATFETKESFGNEKGMLLTVTLQQSTTRKLYHNLGRFRLSLTTGKKPLPLTGMTDLIAETLNTPVDQRTEVQKQELREYYRMIDPELKKLKDQELAHRKKAPQDPSETTKAQVVDHLKTPRKTRLLVRGDFLNPADEVQPNTPAVLPPLESEQPSRLDLARWLFNPQHPLTARVTVNRIWSRYFGRGLVPTINDFGTQGEPPSHPELLDWLATRFREQNWSMKQLHRLIVTSATYRQSSEKRPELAERDPYNAWLSHQNRLRVEAEIIRDEALSVSGLLKHKVGGRSVNPPQPEGIASLGYANSVKWPTSKGDDRYRRGLYTFFQRTVPYPMLMTFDSPDSNLSCTRRERSNTPLQALTIWNDPVFFECSQALGPRIVSETQGKDSSLEQRIQHAFELCLTREPAESEVEIIKQLYQEQTRLLKSDPKLVSELTSKQTIPAGSTPQEVAAWIIIGRVLLNLDEFVTRS, encoded by the coding sequence ATGAAATTCGGTCTACTCACATTTACCGGTTCCCTGTTTCTGCTCTCCTCATCGCTGCTTCCGCCTGCGATGCTCTCTGCGAATGAAAAATCAGAGAAGGCAGCGGCTGTCGATTTCCAGAAACAGATCCGCCCACTCTTCCAGGCCAAATGCTTTTCCTGCCATGGAAGTGAAGTTCAGGAGGGGGGATTCCGCCTCGATCTGAAAAGCCGCGCCCTGGAAGGGGGCGACAGCGGCATCGCTATTAAACCGGGACACAGTCACGAGAGCGAGCTCTATCATCGCCTCGCCGGCACTGGGGATGGGGATAAAATGCCCCCCGAAGGTGAAGGCACCCCGCTGACGAAAGAGGAACTGGCTCTGGTTGAAACCTGGATCAAACAGGGTGCCGTCTGGCCTGAAGTCGCGGGGCAGAACAAGACGCCAGGATCTGACCACTGGTCATTCCAGCCCATCAAAGACGTACAGCCTCCCCAGGTCAAGCAGTCAGACTGGGTCAAAAATGGTATCGATGCCTTTATCCTGCGAAAGCTGGAACAGGAAAATGTAACGCCTGCACCCGAGGCAGATCGCAGCACACTCATTCGCCGCGCGTATCTGGATCTCACCGGTCTCCCCCCTTCCGTGGAAGAGTGGAAACGCTGGAGTTCCGAACCGAGTCCACAGTGGTATGAAAACATGGTCGATCAACTGCTGGAATCGCCGCATTACGGAGAACGCTGGGCCCGGCACTGGCTGGACCTGGCTCGGTATGCAGACAGTGACGGCTATGAAAAAGACAGCAAGCGTCCGCATGCGTGGCGCTGGCGTACGTGGGTCATCAACGCACTCAATGATGACATGCCTTTCGATCAGTTCTCCATTGAGCAGATTGCCGGCGATCTGCTGCCGAATCCGGACACGCGGCAACTGGTGGCAACCGGCTTTCATCGTAACACGCTGATTAACCGTGAAGGGGGTACTGACCCGGAAGAGGATCGCGTCAAACGCACCGTGGACCGAACCAACACCCTGGGCTCTGTCTGGCTGGGCGTGACCGTGGAATGTGCGCAGTGTCACACGCATAAATACGATCCGCTCACTCAACGGGAATATTATCGGCTATATGCGTTTTTTAATTCGCTGACCGAGCCGGATATCGGCGCACCACTTCCCGAAGAACAGGCGGCGTTTGAGAAAGCCAACCAGGTCTACCTCAAAGCACACGCGCCGCTGGTCAAAGCAGTTCAGGAATACGAACAGCATAAACTGGTCGGCTCGATGGAAAAATGGGAACAACAGAAACCGGACCAGAGTCCGGTCTGGAACATCCTGCAACCTGAGTCTCTCCAGGCAAAACAGAACACCACCCTCAGCGTGCTGCCGGACCGTTCTATTCTGGCATCCGGAGAAAACCCAGGACGGGCAGAAATTTATACGCTGACCTTTAAAACCAACCTGCAGAACATCAATGGTATTCGACTGGAAGCCCTGCCCGATCCGAGTTTGCCTCGCCAGGGACCGGGACGCAGTCCGACCGGCGATTTTGAACTGACAATGCTGACACTCAAGGCAGCACCGTTGAATGCGCCCGATAAAGCGACAGAAATCGATCTGGAGAAAGCTCAAGCCAGCTTCGAGATGGCGGGCTTTAAGGTCGACCGCGTGATTAACAACAGCCCGCACACAGGCTGGTCAATCAGTCCTCAACAGGGGAAAAAACAGATCGCCACCTTTGAAACCAAAGAGAGCTTTGGCAATGAAAAAGGGATGTTGCTCACCGTCACGCTGCAGCAGTCGACTACCCGTAAGCTGTATCACAATCTGGGCCGGTTTCGCCTGTCGCTGACCACCGGCAAAAAGCCGCTCCCCCTGACCGGGATGACGGACCTGATCGCCGAGACGCTCAATACGCCCGTTGATCAGCGAACCGAGGTCCAGAAACAGGAACTTCGCGAATACTATCGCATGATCGATCCCGAACTGAAGAAGCTGAAAGACCAGGAACTGGCCCACAGGAAAAAGGCGCCCCAGGATCCATCTGAGACCACGAAAGCTCAGGTCGTCGATCATCTGAAGACGCCACGCAAGACACGCCTGCTGGTCCGGGGTGACTTCCTGAATCCTGCGGATGAAGTTCAACCGAATACCCCCGCAGTGCTGCCTCCGTTGGAGTCAGAACAACCATCGCGTCTGGATCTGGCCCGCTGGTTGTTCAATCCACAGCATCCGCTGACGGCCCGAGTAACAGTCAACCGGATCTGGAGTCGCTATTTCGGACGAGGTCTGGTTCCCACGATCAACGACTTCGGCACACAGGGGGAGCCCCCCTCGCATCCCGAGTTGCTGGACTGGCTGGCGACCCGGTTTCGCGAACAGAACTGGAGCATGAAACAGCTGCACCGGCTGATTGTGACCTCCGCCACTTATCGCCAGTCTTCCGAAAAACGTCCGGAACTGGCGGAACGCGACCCTTACAATGCCTGGTTGTCACATCAGAACCGTTTGCGGGTCGAGGCGGAAATCATCCGCGATGAGGCCCTCTCGGTCAGTGGTCTGCTCAAGCATAAGGTCGGCGGCCGGAGTGTGAACCCGCCACAACCTGAGGGGATCGCCAGTCTGGGATATGCGAATTCCGTCAAATGGCCGACCAGTAAAGGTGACGACCGTTATCGGCGGGGGCTTTACACATTCTTCCAGCGAACCGTGCCCTACCCGATGCTGATGACTTTCGATTCGCCTGATTCCAACCTGAGCTGCACCCGTCGCGAGCGTTCCAATACGCCGCTGCAGGCGTTGACGATCTGGAACGATCCGGTCTTTTTTGAGTGTTCCCAGGCTCTCGGCCCGCGGATTGTGAGTGAGACTCAGGGAAAAGACAGCAGCCTGGAGCAGCGGATTCAGCATGCGTTTGAACTCTGCCTGACCCGGGAACCTGCGGAGTCAGAAGTCGAAATCATCAAACAGCTCTACCAGGAACA